DNA sequence from the Tepidisphaeraceae bacterium genome:
AAAAGGGCTGGCTGGAACTGGACCCCGCCTACCCCTACCGCGGGCTGCAGATGGTGGTGTCGGACGAGGAAGGCAACACGAAGCGCAAGATTAACGACATCCCTCAATTCTCGGCCGAGATGGACCACATGTCCGACTGCGTGCTGAACGACAAGCCCGTCCTTACGCCCGGCGAAGAAGGCATGGCGGACATGAAGGTGATCGAGGCGATTAAAGCGTCGATCAAAAGCGGCAAGACGGAGAAGGTTTAAGCATTGCGTTGAAACGCGATCTAACGGCAACGGTCATCCCGAGCGGGGCCTAGAGGCTAGCGGACAGAACCCTGTCGCCTCGCGTGCCCTTGTCATCCTGATGGGAGGCTTGCCGACCTGAGTGATCTCGAACCACAAAATGGTTCTCGGCCTTGGGAGATCCCTCAGGTCGCCAAGGCTCCCATCGGGATGACACGTTTCGCCTGAGTCCGGCAAGGATCCGGCTGTTAAGCGTGCAGGTACGCCTCAGTCCCCCGGCCTTAGCACCTTCACCACCTCCCCCACCGCCCGATTGGCCGACATGATCGCCCCCGCGACCGTGCCGGCCTGGCCGGCGTAGTTCGTCGCTTCGCCGGCATAGAAGATCGTGTCGTCCACAGGCGCGGCAAGCTTCTCGCGGGCGTCCAGGCCGCCCACGGGCACATAGCTGTACGCGCCGCGGGAGAAGGGTCCGACTGCCAGTCGTTGACGATCGCCAATTCGATGCGCGACTCAACTTCATCGCGCGGCAACCCGAGGATCGTCGCGAGCGAATCGATTGACCGGTCGAGGACGAACGCCTCGCCCTTGCCCGACAGTGCCATCGCCGAGTTGCCACCGGCCCAGCCGGTAAGCACGTTGCTGCGCACGGGCAACAGCGTCCACCACGTCGGCACCGCGAGCCCGCGCGAGTGCAGGAACGCGGTATCGGCCAGCGTGCCCTTTCCGGGCAGCGATGGCGGCGACCGCGTTTCCCAAAACGGCTCGCGAAAGCGCAACAGCACTTTTACGACCGGCCCGGCGGCCAGTCGGGCAGCGGCGTCGTGCTTCTGGGGCAACGGTGGGTGAAACGTCACCGCGCCCCGCTCGCCCGCGGGCGCCTGCAACACCCCCAGCGGCAGCGTGACCAGCAGCGCCTTAGCGCGAAACGTCTGCGTGAGCATTCCTTGGGCCGAGATCGTCTCCACCGTCACGCCGTCCCGCTTCCAGTTCACCGCCGTCGCGACGGTGCCGAGGTGGATCGCGGCGAAAGCGGGATCGATGCCGGCGCGCAGGAACTCGGGGATCGCGTCGTA
Encoded proteins:
- a CDS encoding NAD(P)/FAD-dependent oxidoreductase, whose amino-acid sequence is MADSDLIILGAGVAGLSAARTLSGRGVRVTLIEARDRIGGRIHTRHETQTATPLELGAEFIHGRPPETFDLVRAAGLAVVDAAESRLLLKDGTLQPVDFWAGIEKAMSAIKRVRKDISFADAIKAAGSKIDRASRDLAMSFVEGFDAADVNHISVQSVLEEQSGDAQIDEGRNFRLMGGYDAIPEFLRAGIDPAFAAIHLGTVATAVNWKRDGVTVETISAQGMLTQTFRAKALLVTLPLGVLQAPAGERGAVTFHPPLPQKHDAAARLAAGPVVKVLLRFREPFWETRSPPSLPGKGTLADTAFLHSRGLAVPTWWTLLPVRSNVLTGWAGGNSAMALSGKGEAFVLDRSIDSLATILGLPRDEVESRIELAIVNDWQSDPSPAARTAMCPWAAWTPARSLPRLWTTRSSMPAKRRTTPARPARSRGRSCRPIGRWGRW